A window from Canis lupus familiaris isolate Mischka breed German Shepherd chromosome 18, alternate assembly UU_Cfam_GSD_1.0, whole genome shotgun sequence encodes these proteins:
- the LRRC4C gene encoding leucine-rich repeat-containing protein 4C, with the protein MLNKMTLHPQQIMIGPRFNRALFDPLLVVLLALQLLVVAGLVRAQTCPSVCSCSNQFSKVICVRKNLREVPDGISTNTRLLNLHENQIQIIKVNSFKHLRHLEILQLSRNHIRTIEIGAFNGLANLNTLELFDNRLTTIPNGAFVYLSKLKELWLRNNPIESIPSYAFNRIPSLRRLDLGELKRLSYISEGAFEGLSNLRYLNLAMCNLREIPNLTPLIKLDELDLSGNHLSAIRPGSFQGLMHLQKLWMIQSQIQVIERNAFDNLQSLVEINLAHNNLTLLPHDLFTPLHHLERIHLHHNPWNCNCDILWLSWWIKDMAPSNTACCARCNTPPNLKGRYIGELDQNYFTCYAPVIVEPPADLNVTEGMAAELKCRASTSLTSVSWITPNGTVMTHGAYKVRIAVLSDGTLNFTNVTVQDTGMYTCMVSNSVGNTTASATLNVTAATTTPFSYFSTVTVETMEPSQDEARTTDNNVGPTPVIDWETTNVTTSLTPQSTRSTEKTFTIPVTDINSGIPGIDEVMKTTKIIIGCFVAITLMAAVMLVIFYKMRKQHHRQNHHAPTRTVEIINVDDEITGDTPMESHLPMPAIEHEHLNHYNSYKSPFNHTTTVNTINSIHSSVHEPLLIRMNSKDNVQETQI; encoded by the coding sequence ATGTTGAACAAGATGACCTTACATCCACAGCAGATAATGATAGGTCCTAGGTTTAACAGGGCCCTATTCGACCCCCTGCTTGTGGTGCTGCTGGCTCTTCAACTTCTTGTGGTGGCTGGTCTGGTGCGGGCTCAAACCTGCCCTTCTGTCTGCTCCTGCAGCAACCAGTTCAGCAAGGTGATTTGCGTCCGGAAAAACCTACGTGAGGTTCCAGATGGCATCTCCACCAACACTCGGCTGCTGAACCTCCATGAGAACCAAATCCAGATCATCAAGGTGAATAGCTTCAAGCACTTGAGGCACCTGGAAATCCTACAGTTGAGTAGGAATCATATTAGAACAATTGAAATCGGGGCCTTCAATGGTCTGGCAAACCTCAATACTCTGGAACTCTTTGACAATCGTCTTACTACCATCCCAAATGGAGCTTTTGTATATTTGTCTAAACTGAAGGAGCTCTGGTTGCGGAACAACCCCATTGAAAGCATTCCTTCTTATGCTTTTAACAGAATCCCTTCTTTGCGCCGCCTAGACTTAGGGGAATTGAAAAGGCTTTCATACATCTCAGAAGGTGCCTTTGAAGGTCTGTCCAACTTGAGGTATTTGAACCTTGCCATGTGCAACCTCCGCGAAATCCCTAACCTTACGCCTCTCATAAAACTAGATGAGCTGGATCTTTCTGGGAACCATTTGTCGGCCATCAGGCCTGGCTCTTTCCAGGGCTTGATGCACCTTCAAAAACTGTGGATGATCCAGTCCCAGATTCAAGTGATTGAACGGAATGCCTTTGATAACCTTCAGTCACTCGTGGAGATAAACTTGGCACACAACAATCTAACGTTACTGCCTCATGACCTCTTCACACCCTTGCATCATCTAGAGCGGATACACTTACATCACAACCCTTGGAACTGTAACTGTGACATactgtggctcagctggtggataAAAGACATGGCCCCCTCCAACACAGCTTGTTGTGCTAGATGTAACACTCCCCCCAATCTGAAAGGGAGGTACATCGGGGAGCTTGACCAGAATTATTTCACATGCTATGCTCCTGTGATTGTGGAGCCTCCAGCAGACCTCAATGTCACTGAGGGCATGGCAGCTGAGCTGAAGTGTCGGGCCTCCACGTCCCTGACCTCTGTATCTTGGATTACTCCAAATGGAACAGTCATGACACATGGGGCGTACAAAGTGCGGATAGCTGTGCTCAGTGATGGCACTTTAAATTTCACGAATGTAACCGTGCAAGACACAGGCATGTACACGTGTATGGTGAGTAATTCCGTTGGAAATACCACTGCTTCAGCCACCCTGAATGTTACTGCAGCAACCACTACTCCCTTCTCTTACTTTTCAACTGTCACAGTAGAGACTATGGAACCTTCTCAGGATGAGGCACGGACCACAGATAACAACGTGGGCCCCACTCCAGTGATCGACTGGGAGACCACCAATGTGACCACCTCTCTCACGCCACAGAGCACAAGGTCGACAGAAAAGACTTTCACCATCCCAGTGACTGATATAAACAGTGGGATCCCAGGAATCGATGAGGTCATGAAGACCACCAAAATCATCATCGGCTGTTTCGTGGCGATCACACTCATGGCTGCAGTGATGCTGGTCATTTTCTACAAGATGAGGAAGCAGCACCATCGGCAAAACCATCACGCCCCGACAAGGACTGTGGAAATCATTAATGTGGATGATGAGATCACAGGAGATACGCCCATGGAAAGCCACCTGCCCATGCCTGCTATCGAGCATGAGCACCTAAATCACTATAACTCTTACAAATCTCCCTTCAACCACACAACAACAGTTAACACAATAAATTCAATACACAGTTCAGTGCATGAACCGTTATTGATCCGAATGAACTCTAAAGACAATGTACAAGAGACTCAAATCTAA